A stretch of the Ochrobactrum sp. BTU1 genome encodes the following:
- the hutI gene encoding imidazolonepropionase: MTQKSNFILTQARIATLSEKADGLGLIEAAAIAVKDGKIAYVGAEIDLPAEYASLEKIDCENRLITPGLIDCHTHLVHAGNRAHEFELRLNGATYEEVARAGGGIVSSVKNVRAASEDDLVRETLPRLDALIAEGVTTVEVKSGYGLDTNSEAKSLRAARRLGHERDVAIRTTFLGAHALPPEMNGDKAAFIDKIINEMLPAIADENLADAVDGFCEGIAFLPDEITRVFDAAKAHNLPVKLHADQLSNLHGAALAASYDALSADHLEYTDAEGAAAMAKAGTVAVLLPGAYYFIRETQKPPVDLFRAAGTKMALATDNNPGTSPLTSLLLTMNMGATLFRMTVDECIAGVTREAARALGVLDKTGTLEVGKDADLAIWNVERPAELVYRIGFNPLWKRVFKGRYQ; encoded by the coding sequence ATGACACAGAAATCGAACTTCATTTTAACGCAGGCACGCATCGCCACTCTATCGGAAAAGGCAGATGGACTTGGTTTGATCGAAGCAGCAGCAATTGCCGTCAAGGATGGCAAAATCGCTTATGTCGGCGCAGAAATTGATCTTCCCGCTGAATATGCGTCGCTTGAGAAGATTGACTGCGAAAACCGCCTGATCACGCCCGGTCTGATTGACTGTCACACGCATCTGGTCCACGCAGGCAATCGCGCACACGAGTTTGAACTGCGCCTGAACGGTGCAACTTATGAAGAAGTTGCACGCGCGGGCGGCGGCATTGTTTCATCGGTCAAGAATGTTCGCGCGGCCAGCGAAGACGATCTGGTCCGTGAAACCCTGCCACGCCTTGATGCGCTCATTGCTGAAGGCGTGACGACGGTTGAAGTCAAATCGGGTTATGGTCTCGATACGAACAGCGAAGCAAAGTCATTGCGTGCGGCTCGCCGTCTTGGGCATGAACGCGATGTTGCTATCCGCACCACCTTTCTGGGCGCTCACGCCCTGCCGCCGGAAATGAATGGCGACAAAGCTGCCTTCATCGACAAGATCATCAACGAAATGCTACCTGCTATCGCCGATGAAAATCTGGCCGACGCAGTGGATGGTTTCTGTGAAGGCATTGCCTTCCTGCCGGATGAAATCACCCGTGTTTTCGATGCCGCCAAGGCGCATAACTTGCCGGTAAAGCTCCACGCCGACCAGCTTTCCAATCTACATGGCGCAGCACTTGCCGCTTCATATGATGCGCTTTCCGCCGATCATCTCGAATATACCGATGCGGAAGGTGCAGCCGCTATGGCAAAGGCCGGAACTGTCGCGGTTCTACTTCCCGGCGCTTATTATTTCATCCGCGAAACGCAAAAGCCGCCAGTCGATCTTTTCCGTGCGGCTGGCACCAAAATGGCGCTTGCCACCGACAACAATCCCGGCACTTCGCCGCTGACCTCGCTTCTGCTCACCATGAATATGGGTGCAACTCTGTTCCGCATGACAGTCGATGAATGCATTGCAGGTGTCACTCGCGAAGCAGCCCGTGCCCTTGGCGTGCTCGACAAGACCGGCACGCTGGAAGTCGGCAAGGACGCGGATCTCGCCATCTGGAACGTCGAGCGTCCGGCAGAGCTTGTTTACCGCATTGGCTTCAACCCGCTCTGGAAGCGGGTTTTCAAAGGCCGCTATCAGTAA